Proteins encoded within one genomic window of Spirochaetota bacterium:
- a CDS encoding RodZ domain-containing protein, which translates to MVAGIGETLRNAREAKRLTLKDVSKDTNIVVKYLEALENEDFDKFPSETYLLGFLRSYAEYLKVDADELIQAYKGYKIGESSTPLEELTKPTGLSIVAQLRMYAQQYRNILYVAGIGIAVLIVISLFISLITSDVHVGSDDSIKAIQEEYYRTQGKKIAIKNIWPLQLTNDSGIVLLYNDEACQFLVENKEILFILSDIKDNSVIVEFLPDSKKYVLEMEKPVVCSPMESSRNIVLTLKGLTENRAKIRVQLAAVEQAKPDEAVTVITPVTPPAEVVTHDQKNLKIVFEAEFVQKTYFELYLDGNERVRGMMPSGTKERWEASEFIQVKIGNAGGVKVKINGTDYMFGLPGQVANKVITWRKDPQDPNKYKLEVKDW; encoded by the coding sequence ATGGTGGCAGGAATTGGTGAAACATTACGCAATGCGCGTGAAGCAAAACGTTTAACGTTAAAGGATGTATCCAAAGATACTAATATTGTTGTTAAATATCTGGAAGCACTTGAAAATGAAGATTTTGACAAATTTCCCAGCGAAACATACCTTCTGGGTTTTTTACGTTCTTATGCTGAATACCTTAAGGTGGATGCTGATGAGTTAATTCAGGCTTATAAAGGATATAAGATTGGCGAAAGTTCAACACCACTTGAAGAGTTAACCAAACCTACTGGTTTGTCAATAGTTGCCCAGTTACGGATGTATGCGCAGCAGTATCGTAATATCTTATATGTTGCAGGTATTGGTATTGCTGTCCTTATTGTAATTTCACTGTTTATAAGCCTTATTACTTCGGATGTACATGTAGGAAGTGATGATTCCATTAAGGCAATCCAGGAAGAATATTATCGCACTCAGGGCAAAAAGATTGCCATTAAAAATATATGGCCATTACAGCTCACCAATGACAGTGGCATTGTGCTACTATATAACGATGAGGCATGCCAGTTTTTGGTAGAAAATAAAGAAATTTTATTTATATTAAGTGATATTAAAGATAATTCAGTAATAGTAGAGTTTTTGCCTGATTCAAAAAAATATGTGCTGGAAATGGAAAAACCTGTTGTATGTAGCCCCATGGAATCATCAAGGAATATTGTTCTTACATTAAAGGGATTAACCGAGAACAGGGCAAAAATCAGAGTGCAATTGGCTGCTGTAGAGCAGGCCAAGCCTGATGAAGCTGTCACTGTGATAACCCCGGTAACACCGCCTGCTGAAGTGGTCACGCATGACCAGAAAAATTTAAAAATAGTATTTGAAGCTGAATTTGTGCAAAAAACATATTTTGAACTTTATTTAGATGGAAATGAGCGCGTCAGGGGAATGATGCCATCTGGCACAAAAGAACGATGGGAAGCATCGGAATTTATTCAGGTTAAGATAGGCAACGCTGGCGGTGTTAAAGTTAAAATTAATGGCACTGACTATATGTTTGGCCTGCCTGGTCAGGTTGCCAATAAAGTAATTACCTGGCGTAAAGACCCACAGGATCCCAACAAATACAAGCTTGAAGTAAAAGACTGGTGA
- a CDS encoding outer membrane lipoprotein carrier protein LolA has protein sequence MLSTRNKKLLRLAVAPLIVFLCVMTGYSYKFDFVTVNDIVKQIKKTFSDVESYQANFVMVSDKMGKRQSQSGTIWYMSPHYLRIDFDVPYGQKIVSDGKQVWIYIPSINVVAEQDLNSSMFAIGTGSGLNRLFSKYHYKFDGKEQPRVENNNKYYVLFLKQKETRSGFRTMKLWVNEQYFITKAAGETANGKNITIEIKNINTKVDLKKGFFKFDPPSNARIIKNPMLAEE, from the coding sequence ATGTTGAGTACACGTAACAAAAAATTATTACGATTGGCAGTAGCTCCATTAATAGTATTCCTGTGCGTTATGACAGGATATTCCTATAAGTTCGATTTTGTGACAGTCAATGATATTGTCAAGCAGATAAAGAAAACCTTCTCTGATGTTGAAAGCTACCAGGCAAATTTTGTCATGGTTTCGGATAAAATGGGAAAGCGCCAGAGTCAAAGTGGTACCATATGGTATATGTCGCCACATTATCTGCGAATAGATTTTGATGTACCCTATGGTCAAAAAATTGTTTCAGATGGAAAACAGGTATGGATTTATATTCCTTCAATAAATGTGGTTGCCGAGCAGGATTTAAACAGTTCAATGTTTGCAATTGGTACCGGTTCAGGATTAAACAGGCTTTTTTCAAAATATCATTATAAATTCGATGGGAAAGAACAGCCACGTGTAGAAAACAACAATAAATACTATGTGCTATTCTTAAAGCAGAAGGAAACACGAAGCGGATTCAGGACTATGAAGCTGTGGGTTAACGAACAGTATTTTATAACAAAAGCTGCTGGTGAAACAGCAAATGGCAAAAACATTACAATTGAAATCAAAAATATAAATACTAAAGTGGATTTAAAAAAAGGTTTTTTTAAATTTGATCCTCCTTCAAACGCCAGAATAATTAAAAATCCAATGTTGGCAGAGGAATAA